The DNA sequence AGTAGGGTATTCTTCTAATACTTGTATAACAGCCTTTAAAGTATTATAGGCTTCAGATTTTATATCTATAAGCAAAATTAGGTTTTGCATTTCCCCCAATCCTAAATCATATGCTTTTTGTAAAGGTTCTAAATATAAATTTTCAAAAAGTCTATTTTCTATGATATCTTTTTCATCGTGCGTAGCATAAAGTTTATTGTTTTTTAAAAACAAATCTACTTCAATTGAACTAGCCCCAGCAGAATACGCATCCCAGAAAGGCACCGTTTTTAAATAATCATTATGAGAGTGCACTTTCTGTTTTTCAGAATCTTGACAATAACCAAAATTTATTATTGTTAATAGAATAAATAAAATACCTCTTGTTTTCATTTAAATAAAATATTTTTAATTACAACCGTCCAAAATTATAAGTTCATTTTTTTTCTTTTGCTCTTGTATATACGCTTGATATAAGCCATTATTATAAGGGCTGTCAGATAGAGCAAACATAACATTTGCACAATGTATGTTATCATATTGACTGTCACCTGACGCACTTTCCATATGAAATATTCTACTTATATAACTATTATCTTTACTTTCTATATAAGTTCCTACATCATTTCCATAATTAGATGGGTATCTCCAATCTGAGGTCACTAATTTATTATTTATCCTATATCTTTTTAGTTGAACAAAGTTATCTTGAAGCCTTCCGTCAGTTGTATTAAAAGGAAAATAATCATTGGTATAGTCGCTTTTTGTAATATTATTATTAGGTTCAATATACAAAACCACTTTTCCTAACAACCCTCCTTCTTTGGAGCCATTCTCATCCATAAAGTATAATGTTTTTCCATTTACTATTTTAGTTTGATCAATAATAGATTCATTTTGAGACCCATCCGAATCATGATATCGAAGTTTATCTCCAAAATTTTCTTGCATTAATTTTATAATATTTTCCCATTTAGCACCTACCATCCATTGCTCATAATTTTTCAGCTCTGTCATAATAAAAAGTGGCTCATGATTTGGGTTGGAATTACTCCAATTAGAAATATAAGTAACCCAATCTGATAACAATAGCGAAGACGGGTTATCTACTGTTAAATCCACTTCATCTCCTGGCTCATCATGCCCTAAGGTGAGCACTCCAATATCAATGCTTGACAATTGTACATGAGATTCCTTTTTCAATAGCAAATAATACCCATTTGTAAATGGAAATACATTTGCTTGAGCACCTGGTAATAAATCTATTTCATTTATATATTCATTAACTATATTTGGTTTTCCCTGATCTATAACTAATTGCGAACCTACAGAACTTCCACCTGCTGCATAAGCGTTAATAAATAATTTCCCGTTTGAATTAATAGCTGTTACAGTACCGCTAAGTAAGCTAGAATTACTTGTAAAACTGCTTGCTTTAGACCACAAGTCAGCTGAGGTATCTATTGTTTCTACAGTAAAACTTGTAACATAATCTACGTTATGCTTAAAAATATGAAGACTATTATCTTGCTGAAAAGGCGTGAAATTTTCTTTTAAAGAAACAGAATTTATGGTATAAACTACTGCATTTAAAGTAGCACTATTGTCCGTTAAAGAAATGGATTGTATTTCATATGCAGATTGGTCTAAATTATGTTTCGCTAAATATACATTGTTATTATATATAAACGGATCCAATCGAGTAGCCCCATCAATAGATTCTGAATGAATTGAAGATAAATTATTAGCATCAAAATTATAAATTGTCAATTTTTCACTATCCAAATGATAATCAAAAACATATATATTATCTTGATAATTCAAAACAGAAAACTCCCGATTCCCATTTGATATTATTGTATCATAAATTAGTTCTGACGCACCTGCTGTAACATTATAAACCTTCAATACACCCGTTGTTTCAGAATAGGTTAGCAAGCTTTTTAGCTCTGGAGCATCTATAACTAAAAACTCATCAACATCCTCTTGCCATGTTGTATTTATTATATTTTTAGTTAAATAAGTAAACAAATCAAATTCCAAAAACCTAAATCCGTTTTCCAGTTGTGTTTTTATCCCTTCTCGATTCATTCCATTTAAGTTTCCTGAATACGAATTGTGCGTTCCTGAAAATGCAAACTGACGATATATAGCTTTTGCTGAATCAGATGAAACATTATTAGGAGTCTCTTCAATAATTATTGTGTCTGGCGAAATTATTTGTGCTTGACTTTCAGAAGAGCATCCATAGACACTAAAGAAAAACACTAACAAACTTAATTTTAAAATAGCTTTCATTCTTATTTATTATAAATTAATAAAAAAGGAACCCTTTCAGGTTCCTTCTTAATTTTTTTCTAATTAGTTTGATCTGTTACAAAACTCATTATTATCATTACTATTTACTAAAAAAGGTGGTTTATTTTGTTCTTCCCATTGCGTAGCACCTTGATCAAAGTTTAAATTACATTTCACATTACTTACATCCCAACTTGAAAGGTCTTGATTAAAAGCAACATTAAATTGAAATAAGTTTTGCATATTAACAACATTACTTACATTCCATCCTGAAATATCTTGATTAAAAGCACAGTTTTCTCCTCCAAACATGGTTTCTAAGTTATCCATATTACTTAAATCCCAATTTGTTATGGACGGATTATTAAACCCACTGTCTTTAAACATATCCCACATGCTTACAACTTGACTCATATCCCAAGCACTTAAATCGCCGTTGTAATCTGACTCTCTAAACATTTCACGCATAGTAACCACTTTACCTAACTTATCACCCCAGCCAGAAAGATCTTGACTAAAATTATCATTCCCTCTAAAGGTGGACTGAAAGCTCGTTACATTTGAAACATCCCAATCTCCAATTGGTTGATTAAAAGGACAATCTCTAAACATATTTTTTAAGGTTGTAGCACTGCTGACATCCCAATTAGAAATATCTTGATTGAACGCAGAGTTTGTAAAAATTGTTTCAAAAGTAATTACGTTACTTACATCCCAATTATTTAAAGGTTGATTGTAATTAGACGCCTTATAAAACAAATCTTGCATATTTACAATACCACTTACATCCCAATGATTAATGTTACTATTAAAAGAGGTACATTCTCTAAACATAGCCCTAAAAGTGGTTGTTTCACTCAAATCAGGAGCATTATCTGCCGTGATTTGAAGATTAGAACAGCCTCTAAAATAAGCTTCATCGTTACCCAATTTAACCTCTCCCCAATCTGTGATATCTAAAATATTTTCAGCACTGGTTTTATTAGAATAAAAATTTATTCCCTCTAACTGCCCCCAAATTGTTACTGTATAATCTCCAGCCTCTGAGTACGTATGGCTAGCAGATTCAAGATCATAGCCTGCTACGATACTGCTTTCTCCATCTCCCCAAAACACTTTAAAATTATAGGTTCCATTTTCTATTAAAGGAAGTGTTATAGATTCATTGGCATTCACTCGCCAAACAGTTACAAACTCTTTATCTGATTCAAAAGGCTGCAGTACATTTAAATTTACCTGAAACTCTTCTTCTAAACCAAAACCATAGATACTGAAGGATGACTCCCCAGTTTCAATAGCGTCTTCAGAGCCCAAACTTGAACTGATGCCTTCTTGTAAATAAACACTTAAGATTATTTCCTTACCTGTTGCCTCACTTGGTAAAGTTGCCGATACAGTTCTTGAAAAGTTAATCACTGATGCTTTAATATCTTCTTCCAAAAACGTGTTTTTAGCTGACTCAATAATTAAGGAATCAATAAAAATATCGTTTTTATTTATTTCAAAATTTGTATTATCTACATTGCAAGAATACAGACAAATAACTCCTAAAAACAGAGCACTTAATATCCTATAAAAGTTTTTCATTTTTTTATTTTTTAAATAGTAATCAATACGTTCTCACAAACTCATATTATTAATATAAAGTGGTGACATATTAGTACTAAAATTAATATTTTGGGTTTTGAATCATTTCTGTAATATCAATTTCCGTTTGAGGAATAGGAGCCAACAATCTGTAACTTTCAACTGTTATATCCCTGCCTTCACTAGCGAAAAAAGCATTCATTGTTTCAATGGCTTTATTAGTTCGTAGTAAATCAAACCACCTATGTCCCTCACCTACTAATTCAAACTTTCGCTCTAAAGCTATTGCATCTCGCATGGCAGACTTAGTTGATGCATCTGTATCGTTTAAACCAGCTCTATTTCTTACCTTGTTTAAATATACTGCAGCTAAAGGTGTGTCATCATTTTCATTAAGGCATTCTGCATAAAGAAGTAAAACATCTGCATATCTTACTACATAATGATTATCGCCACCGTCACCATTATCCGTACTTGGAGATGGTGTCCACTTATTTATATAATAAGCCCCTCCTGTATCGTTGATAAAATTTTTCCTAAGATCATTTATTTCGTAAGCATCATACATAGCAGATTCCATAGCCATAGAACCTAATCCCCCATTATTATCTGGCAGTGTAAAATTATAATAGAAACTATTACCTTCACTTTTACCATCTAAATCAGACGCAAACTGAATACTAAATACATCCTCAATATTGCCTTCATGCTCTACACCATAAAGTTCACCGATAGCTACCAAATCAAACCTATATGAAGAAATAATTTTTTCTAATTGAATCTCAGCATCTACAAAGTTTTGATTTTTCATATAAAACTTAGCAAGAATGGCTCTGGCCGCATATTGATTTGCTCTTCCAGCACTATTAGTTGTAGGCAATAATTCTATAGACTCTAAAAGATCCTTCTCTATTTGTATATTTATGTTTTCCATAGGTGTTCTTGTATCTTCAAATGCGTACGACGGATCATCATAAGGTTCTAACACAAGAGGCACTTCACCATAAATAGTAGTAAGGTTATTATAGAGAAAACCTCTAATGAATTTCATTTCGCCTATTCTTCTACTTTTAATGGTTTCACTTTCATAATCAATATCATTAATAACATCAAGAACTGTATTGGCATAAAAAATAGATTCATAAGAATTCTCCCAAATACTGGTTGTAAAACCTGTTGTGCTTGTCCATGTAAAATCTTCTAAAGACCTTGACCCCCCATTAGAATTAGGTGCTTGAACATACGTGTTATCAGATGGTAACTCACCTAACAAAATCATGTAGGTATTATACAAACTTTGCAACTCACTATAAGCAGCTGTTACTGTTGTTTCAACATTCTCTTCGGTAGTATAATAGTTATTTGCCAAAATACTTGTCTCTGGCAATTGATCTAATTCATTTGCGCATCCAGCACAAAAAATTATTAATGAACAGTATATAAATAATCGCATTTTTTGCATGATTAATTTTTTTTATTAAAATGATAAATTGATTCCTACAGATATTACTCTTGGTATAGATGTAGTTCCTTCTACATAACCACTACTAAGCGGATTTCCTGAACTTCCTCCATCTGGATTCATTCCTCTATATTTAGTCCAGGTATATAAATTTGTTCCTGAAACAAACACTCGTAAATTATCAATGTATACTTGGTCTAACAAAGCAGAAGGAAAACTATAACCAATTTGCATACTTCTTAGTCTTAAATAATCGGCATCTAAAACGTTGTAATTTGTAGGGTTTCTACTGGCGGCACGAGTTGACGTATTTCCATAAGCATCTGGAGGTGCTAAAAAGCCTTCTGGATTATTAATAGGATCCCAATAATTATTGTAATAGTAATAATCTGTATTAGAAAATGCTTCTCCATATTCTAAATAATTTGATGTCATTAAATCATAAGCCACTCTACCCATGGTGCCATTAAAGCTCATACTTAAATCAAACCCCTTATAATCTAAATTGATTCCAAAACCATATGTTACTTCTGGCTTATAATCTCCTAATTCTACTCTATCATCGGCATTAATTATATCGTTATTGTCAGTATCTTGAAATATATAATCTCCTATTTCAGCTGTTAATGTTGTAGATTTTTTATTATTATATTCATCAACTTCCTCTTGAGATTTTAGCAATCCTATTATTTTATAACCATATAAATTAGCTAAAGAACCTCCAACACGACTAATGAAACGCTGGTTACCGCCTTCATATAATTCATCTACGCCTCCTAAAGAAATAATTTCATTCTCATTTGTAGTTAAGTTTGCATTTAAAGCTACATTTAAATCTCCTAATTTGATTTGAGACGTATTAATTTCAAACTCCCAACCTCTATTTTGCATTTCTCCAATATTTTGAAGAGATGTGTTAAAACCTGTATGCTCTGGTACGGGTCTATCTAAAAGTAAATCAGAAATATTTGCTATATAGTAATTGGCTCCTAAATTTATAGTATTGAAAAAACCTAAATCCAAACCAAAATTATTAGATGTATTTGTTTCCCAACCTAATCCATATGAAGGTGAACTTGTTGGTGCTGCTCCAGGATAAAGTGTTCCATCAAAAGGATAATCTGCTCCCGTGCCAATAGTAGCGTATTGAGAATAGTTCCCTATTTGATTATTTCCTGTTTCCCCCCAACTGTAACGTAGCTTTGAATATGTTAAAACATCGTTTTTAGGAAAAAAATCTTCATTACTTAACACCCAACCTGCTGAAAAAGAAGCAAAAGTTCCATACCTATTATCAATACCAAACTTTGAAGAACCATCTCTACGCAAAGAAGCTGTTAAAAAATAAGTATTGTCATAGTCATACATCAACCTTCCAAAATATGATAATTGCGTCCATCTACTTCTAGATGCGCTAGCTGTTTGAGTAGTTGACCCATTAATATTGTCAATAATATCATTAGGAAAATTATCTCCTACCACAGATAAACTTGTAGAGTAACTTTTTTGAAAACTTTGCCCTAATAAAACTCCAAAGGAATGTTTATTAATATCAAACGTATAATCTAAGGTGTTTTCTATAAGAATTTGACTGTTATCACTTCTGCTTTCAGACCCTTGCTGCGTATCTCTTTCACTAATCAACTCCCTGTATGCCCCTGTTTCCATTGAAGCAAATTGATCGGTGTAAAATGTAGAAAACATATAACCTAAAGACGTTTTAAACTCAAGGTTTTTAATTGGTGTAATTGCTAAATATGTATTTCCAAACGACTTAAATTCTGTACGGTCATATTTAGACAACTCTGCCATAGCCACAGGGTTTTCCTGCATATTTGCATTATAAGGTCTATTAGCTATTATCTGTGCTTCAACATTATAACCTGTTGAATGACTATCATCATAAGCAGAGAAAAATGGATACATGTACACCATAGCTCTTCCTGCTGGATCTATTGGAAATCGATAATTATTGCCTCCATTTGTTAATCCTCTTTCAGAGTAATAACCATTAATATTAATTCCGTACTTTAAATAGTCATTAACACGGGTATTTATTTTAATATTTGTGGTATATCTTTTTTGATCTGCTGTAATAACAATACCTTCCTCTCCAGTATAGCCTATAGACACCGCATAATCCGTTTTTTCTGTTGCCCCAGATATATTTAGATAATGATTTTGAATGGTACCTGGCCTATAAACAGCATCTTCCCAATCAAAATCAGTTAACCCCGCTTCATTATTTAAATAAGGAATGGTATAGTCTAAAATTAGTTCTCTTACATTTGCACCTTTAGCTAAACGTTCTTCTTCAGAATCGTTAATATTAGCAGTTGGGTGATTCTTTAAATATGCATTATTTCTTGCATCTCGAAAAAATTTGGCTGCATCATAAGCATTTAATAAATCATATGAATTGACGCGTTCTTGAACACCAAGAACAGAACTTACTTGAACGGACATTTTTTTTCCACTCCCTTTTTTTGTAGTAATAATTATAACACCATTAGCTGCTCTAGACCCATAAATAGACGCTGATGCAGCATCTTTTAAAACACTAACACTCTCTATATCATTACTATTTAAAAGGTTTAATGAACTGCCTTCTCCTAAAGGGTAACCATCAACAACTATTAGGGGTTCTGCATCTCTTGTAATTGAACCTGCACCTCTTATAACTATTGAGTTACTATCACCCGGGTTTCTTGCATCTGTTAAAATATTTACACCTGCTAATTTCCCTACCAATGCTTGGTCTATATTTTTTGCATTTGAATAGGTTTGAATATCATCAGACTCAATACTAGCAATGGCGCCATTAATATTTCTTTTAGAATTTGTTCCATAACCTATTAATACAACCTCATCTAACTTTTGATTATCTGAAGATAGCGTAATATTTATTGAACTTTGATTATCTACAGGAACCTCTTTAGTGATAAAACCAACATAAGATACTTGTAAAATAGCCTCTCCGTTTACAGCTATCTTAAAATTTCCATCAAAATCAGTTGTGGCTCCATTGCCCGTTCCTTTTTCTAATACTGTAGCACCTGGCAATGGCATTCCATTGTTATCCAAAACTTTTCCTTCTACTATATTTTGAATAACTGCTTGGTTATATGAAAACGGAACTTCATAACGTTTTACTAAATATATAAGCCTATTGCTAAAATTAAAGGCTGTATTTGTATTACTAAAAATACGATTCAACACATTGGTTATGTCCTCGTTTTTTGTTTTTACTGTTATTAATCTATCTAAATCAACATCTTTTACTTTGTATACAAAACGAAAATCTGTTGTACTTTCTAATTGGTCAATAAATTGGCTTATGGAAACATTTTTGAGCTGTAAAGATACTTTAGTACCCTGGCCGTAAACTTCACGAGCCTGCATTGTAAATAAAGTTGTGAATATTAATAAAACACTTAATCTCATTTTTAAATCAAATTTCTCTAACTTATAGAGACTTCTTTTGTTCTTAAGAAGTTTTTTCATACTTTTAATTTGTTATTTGTGGTTATACTCTTATTTAATCACTTTTTACAATCGGGAAATGCTCGTAACATTTTCCGATTTTTTTATTTATACTTTTAAAGTGATTGATATTAATTTTCAGGATTATTATCTTTTTCAAATCATAAATCTTATGTTTTAATTGTTAATTAGTTAATTGTTATTGTTTTTTCATTTATACTATAATTTATTCCATAATTATCTTTCAAACTTTGTAATATCACATCAATAGTCTCATTACCAAAACTGGCATTGAAAATGGTTTTATTAATATTGGTGTTTTTATTTATTATTTTAATATTATAGTGACGCTCTAACTTTTTAATAATATTCTCAAAAGGCATATTTCTAAAAACTAACTCCCCATTAATCCAAGAGGTATAAACATCTGTAATTACAGTTTTTGTAGAAATGGTATAATCATCTTTATTAAAAATGGCTTTATGCCCTGGTATTAAGAGTGTTTTATTATCATTATGATGTAAATTATTTGTATCATACAAAGCAACTGAACCCTCTACAAGTACTACTTCTGCCGTAGTATCTTCTGGGTAAGCATTTATATTAAACTCTGTACCTAATACTTTTATATTCAAATTATTTGCTCTAGCTATAAAAGGATGTATGGAGTCTTTTGCTACGGTTAAAAAAGCCTCTCCTGTTACAAATATTTGTCGTTCAGAATCTTTTAAAAACTTAACAGGATATTTAATTGAAGTACCTGAATTAAGATGAGCTATGGTACCGTCAGACAATTCAAGTTCAAATCGTTTACCATATGGAACTGTAAGCGTATTATATATTAATTTTTCTAATCGCTCATCATCATCATCATCATCATTATAAACTAATCTGTTTCCTAATTGTTTTCCTAAAACACCACCTTGTCTATTAAAAAAAGTACTCGAGTCATTTTCTTTAACTATTTTAATAGTACCATCTTCTAACTCTAATGTTATAGAATTTGAAGGAATTTTAGTTTGCGACACATTATATTGCTGAAAATAAAAATAACAACCCAGACCAATTCCTATTAAAATAGCTGCAATATTTCGAACATGTCTAAACCTAATTTTAGCTTTGCTTTTTTGACTTTCTGTGTTTATTGTTTGAAGTATTTTTTTTAATAATTTTACTCTCATTTGAGATTCCTCAGACAAATCCCAATGAGCTGTCTGACTCTTAAATTGAGCTTGTTCACAGAATTTAAATAATACGGCTTTTTCTTTATCTGAACATTTCCCCTGCTCAAATTTATCTGCTAATTCTAAAAACTCTTTTTTGGTCATACTATGTGTTTACAATAGAATGACGCTCCAAAATTGAAATTCTCACATAGAAAAATCACAAAACAAGCACACTTAACAAACAGATAACAATGGAGAAACAAATGGTTAACTTAGCCAAGAAATAACAAGTGTTAGAAGAAAATTTGAAACACTTTTTAAAGATGTTCTAATATGCTTTAAGGCTAAATAGAGTTGATTTTCAACCGTACGTTGAGAAATTTCAAAATGCTTAGCAATTTCTTCATTTGAATAATCATCATACCGACTCATATAAAATATTTCTTTACAACGATTAGGGAGTTCTTTAGTCACACGTTCTAAAACACTCTTTAAATCTGCTGAATCCAAGTCATTATTTACCTCAGGTTCCAAAGATAAGTTTTCAATAATTGTATCATCTATTTCTGAAAACTTCACTTTACGAAACATGGAAATAGATTTATTTTTTGCCGATACAAAAAGATAACTTTCTAAGGATAAAATTTTTAACTCATCTTTCTTAATCCAAATACTGGTAAAAATTTCATGCAAAACATCTTCAGCCAAACCTTTATCATTAAGAATATTTAATGCGTAAACAAAAAGGCGTTTCCAATATCTATTATAAATGACTTTAAAGGCTAATTCATTTCCATCTTTTATAAGCAACAAAAGCTGAGCGTCGTTAACATCTTTCAAATCATTTATAATCACCTCTATTATAATTTTAGATAAAATTAAGAAGCATGAGTTGATTCAGAATACAATCTTGGTTAAGAAATTATTAATTATGATTTATTTAATATAGATTATTACATATGATCTTTAATTATTTTAATATTCTTCAAATTGAACATAATCAAACACCCCATAATTATCTTGAAAAGGAATGTGATCTCCAATGAATTTCAAGTTTTCTACACTACAAAAAATATAAAAAGAAAATTGGTCTCCATAATTAAGACTTAACCGACTCTTTTCTGTATTATTAATATACCATATAGCTTCGTACTTGTTTTTATTTTTAATTAATTCAATTTCCAAAACATGCCATTGTTCTCTTTTAATTTTTGTTGGTATGGATTGGAACGGAAGTGCTTGCGACGTCATATATGCTATAACTTCATCTGGTGCTACATCTAAACTATCTCTTACAGTAGTAGCCCCATAACCTATTTCAAAATCTAATTCGTGTTTGTCATCATTATATATAAAAGCACCAATACTAGCCATATCACCCATTCCTAATTTTGGGACATATACTTTCCAAGTATATTTTCCAGTTTTGTATTTTTTTTTAAAAGTTCTTATTTTAGGTCTATCCCAAGTATTTGCTCTGGTACTAATATTCAATTCCCCTTTATTGATATGATAATTAACTAACCCTTTCATGTTTTGAGAACCATCTACCCAGCCAGCCAAAGTGTTAAAATCCCAACGAATTTTGTAATTATTCATAATTGATTGTGTGCTTTTTTCTGAAGTTTTATTTGTTCTACTCTTTAATATAGAAGAACAGCTAAATTGACTTAAAACAATAAAAGGGGTGAATAAAAAGATTTTACTTATTTTAATTTTTTGAGACATTTTTCGGAATTATGTATGAGTAATTAAAATCTGTTAAAATAGACAAGGCATCCATAAAATGATGAATGCCTCATATAAAATTTAAAAAAACAGAATGTTCAATAGCTATAGTATCAATTTAAGCAGTGGCCTGCTTTAAAATCAATATTTAAATTAGTTTCTTTAATTTGAATTGTATAATTGTTATTTGACGAGGTGTTTTTACAAGATGAATCTGCTAAAATTTTAACATGTTCATCCCAACTTCCATCTGGTGATTTTAAAAGTATAAACTCTATTTTACTATTTTTTGGTACAAGTCTTCTACCTGTATAAATACCATCATAGTCATAGTCTGTTAATGTTACACCATTAGAATGCCAGAATTCTTTTGCTCCTGAGTTAGAATTTGTAAACGTGCCTGCCAACATAAGAAATTCTTTGCCACCTTCAATATCCTTAAAATAAGGGGACCCATTCATATTTACATTAAATACAACATTCACATAGTCTGGATTTTTTGAGTTTTGGGTATAGTAAGGTGTATTTTCCCAATTAGTTTTTACAGTATTTAGGTTTTCTTGAAATCTATTAAAATCTTTATGTTCGTTTAATGTCCATCCTACCTCAGCATACGCTGCTATTCTAGGAAAAACCTGCCTGTAAAGATCTTCAACCTTAGGAATCCATTCACTCCACATCTGACAGCCAAGACCAATAACTTTATTTTCTAATGAAACATCAATACCTTCAGGAATAGGGTTAAAACCATAAGCCTTTTCAAGAGGTATAGAATTAAAATCATAATCAAGATAGGTATAATTGTGTGTTGAATTGACCACGTCATGTCCTTTATTTATAGCAGACAACATAAGCTCTTTACTTCCTTTCCAAAAATGAACAATAGCACTTTCAGCAAGTTTTTGGTTGTTTTCTTCTGCTGTTTCTTCTCCTTCTCTCCATGAATGTAAATTTTCTCCCAAAATATCATTCCACCCCATCATTCTGTAGCCCTTGCTCTCTATAAAATTTGAGACTTTATTTGTAAATGAAATTTGGACATCTGAAAATGTATTCAAATTATTTTTAGCCATGTAATCAGAAACTTCTTTATTATTTTTCCATTGACCAAATTTTACTTCGTCACCTCCAATATGAATGATTTTACTAGGAAATAAATCAATCACTTCTTGTAATACATCTTCTATAAAGGTATATACTCTATCATTAGTAACATTATAGATATTAGGTAAAATTCCAAAAGTAACAGGTACTTCAATTGGTTCTTCCAATGTACCTAACCAAGGGTAGGCTGCAATTGCTGCAGAGGCGTGACCTGGCATTTCAATTTCAGGAATAATGGTAATATGCTTTTTTTGAGCATATTCTATAACTTCTTTAATTTCTTTTTGTGTATAAAAGCCTGAATGAGGTTCGCCTGATCTCTCTTCACTTTTAACACCATTTATTTGTGTATCGCTCCTTTTACCTCCTATTTCTGTTAGTAAAGGGTATTTCTTTATTTCAATACGCCACCCCTGATCATCTGTTAAATGCCAATGAAATATATTCATTTTCAGTTTAG is a window from the Pseudalgibacter alginicilyticus genome containing:
- a CDS encoding FecR family protein → MTKKEFLELADKFEQGKCSDKEKAVLFKFCEQAQFKSQTAHWDLSEESQMRVKLLKKILQTINTESQKSKAKIRFRHVRNIAAILIGIGLGCYFYFQQYNVSQTKIPSNSITLELEDGTIKIVKENDSSTFFNRQGGVLGKQLGNRLVYNDDDDDDERLEKLIYNTLTVPYGKRFELELSDGTIAHLNSGTSIKYPVKFLKDSERQIFVTGEAFLTVAKDSIHPFIARANNLNIKVLGTEFNINAYPEDTTAEVVLVEGSVALYDTNNLHHNDNKTLLIPGHKAIFNKDDYTISTKTVITDVYTSWINGELVFRNMPFENIIKKLERHYNIKIINKNTNINKTIFNASFGNETIDVILQSLKDNYGINYSINEKTITIN
- a CDS encoding BspA family leucine-rich repeat surface protein, with the protein product MKNFYRILSALFLGVICLYSCNVDNTNFEINKNDIFIDSLIIESAKNTFLEEDIKASVINFSRTVSATLPSEATGKEIILSVYLQEGISSSLGSEDAIETGESSFSIYGFGLEEEFQVNLNVLQPFESDKEFVTVWRVNANESITLPLIENGTYNFKVFWGDGESSIVAGYDLESASHTYSEAGDYTVTIWGQLEGINFYSNKTSAENILDITDWGEVKLGNDEAYFRGCSNLQITADNAPDLSETTTFRAMFRECTSFNSNINHWDVSGIVNMQDLFYKASNYNQPLNNWDVSNVITFETIFTNSAFNQDISNWDVSSATTLKNMFRDCPFNQPIGDWDVSNVTSFQSTFRGNDNFSQDLSGWGDKLGKVVTMREMFRESDYNGDLSAWDMSQVVSMWDMFKDSGFNNPSITNWDLSNMDNLETMFGGENCAFNQDISGWNVSNVVNMQNLFQFNVAFNQDLSSWDVSNVKCNLNFDQGATQWEEQNKPPFLVNSNDNNEFCNRSN
- a CDS encoding TonB-dependent receptor, producing MKKLLKNKRSLYKLEKFDLKMRLSVLLIFTTLFTMQAREVYGQGTKVSLQLKNVSISQFIDQLESTTDFRFVYKVKDVDLDRLITVKTKNEDITNVLNRIFSNTNTAFNFSNRLIYLVKRYEVPFSYNQAVIQNIVEGKVLDNNGMPLPGATVLEKGTGNGATTDFDGNFKIAVNGEAILQVSYVGFITKEVPVDNQSSINITLSSDNQKLDEVVLIGYGTNSKRNINGAIASIESDDIQTYSNAKNIDQALVGKLAGVNILTDARNPGDSNSIVIRGAGSITRDAEPLIVVDGYPLGEGSSLNLLNSNDIESVSVLKDAASASIYGSRAANGVIIITTKKGSGKKMSVQVSSVLGVQERVNSYDLLNAYDAAKFFRDARNNAYLKNHPTANINDSEEERLAKGANVRELILDYTIPYLNNEAGLTDFDWEDAVYRPGTIQNHYLNISGATEKTDYAVSIGYTGEEGIVITADQKRYTTNIKINTRVNDYLKYGININGYYSERGLTNGGNNYRFPIDPAGRAMVYMYPFFSAYDDSHSTGYNVEAQIIANRPYNANMQENPVAMAELSKYDRTEFKSFGNTYLAITPIKNLEFKTSLGYMFSTFYTDQFASMETGAYRELISERDTQQGSESRSDNSQILIENTLDYTFDINKHSFGVLLGQSFQKSYSTSLSVVGDNFPNDIIDNINGSTTQTASASRSRWTQLSYFGRLMYDYDNTYFLTASLRRDGSSKFGIDNRYGTFASFSAGWVLSNEDFFPKNDVLTYSKLRYSWGETGNNQIGNYSQYATIGTGADYPFDGTLYPGAAPTSSPSYGLGWETNTSNNFGLDLGFFNTINLGANYYIANISDLLLDRPVPEHTGFNTSLQNIGEMQNRGWEFEINTSQIKLGDLNVALNANLTTNENEIISLGGVDELYEGGNQRFISRVGGSLANLYGYKIIGLLKSQEEVDEYNNKKSTTLTAEIGDYIFQDTDNNDIINADDRVELGDYKPEVTYGFGINLDYKGFDLSMSFNGTMGRVAYDLMTSNYLEYGEAFSNTDYYYYNNYWDPINNPEGFLAPPDAYGNTSTRAASRNPTNYNVLDADYLRLRSMQIGYSFPSALLDQVYIDNLRVFVSGTNLYTWTKYRGMNPDGGSSGNPLSSGYVEGTTSIPRVISVGINLSF
- a CDS encoding RagB/SusD family nutrient uptake outer membrane protein encodes the protein MQKMRLFIYCSLIIFCAGCANELDQLPETSILANNYYTTEENVETTVTAAYSELQSLYNTYMILLGELPSDNTYVQAPNSNGGSRSLEDFTWTSTTGFTTSIWENSYESIFYANTVLDVINDIDYESETIKSRRIGEMKFIRGFLYNNLTTIYGEVPLVLEPYDDPSYAFEDTRTPMENINIQIEKDLLESIELLPTTNSAGRANQYAARAILAKFYMKNQNFVDAEIQLEKIISSYRFDLVAIGELYGVEHEGNIEDVFSIQFASDLDGKSEGNSFYYNFTLPDNNGGLGSMAMESAMYDAYEINDLRKNFINDTGGAYYINKWTPSPSTDNGDGGDNHYVVRYADVLLLYAECLNENDDTPLAAVYLNKVRNRAGLNDTDASTKSAMRDAIALERKFELVGEGHRWFDLLRTNKAIETMNAFFASEGRDITVESYRLLAPIPQTEIDITEMIQNPKY